In a single window of the Candidatus Hydrogenedentota bacterium genome:
- a CDS encoding O-acetyl-ADP-ribose deacetylase, with product MQKKVGAATIETIRGDITKEHVDAIVNAANKSLLGGGGVDGAIHRAGGPAILEACRKLNGCETGDAKITTGGNLPAKYVIHTVGPVYRDGEHGEPGKLASCYRRSLGVALENAVKTIAFPAISCGVYGYPIPDAAEIALETVEDFLQSRQGIEHVRFVLFSEDVYEPFEDALKAL from the coding sequence ATGCAGAAAAAGGTCGGAGCCGCCACTATCGAGACCATCCGGGGCGACATCACGAAAGAGCACGTCGACGCCATCGTTAACGCGGCCAACAAGAGCCTTCTCGGCGGCGGGGGCGTCGACGGGGCCATCCACCGCGCTGGAGGCCCGGCCATCCTCGAGGCATGCCGCAAGCTCAACGGATGCGAAACGGGCGATGCGAAGATCACCACGGGCGGCAACCTTCCGGCCAAATACGTGATCCATACCGTCGGCCCCGTATACCGTGACGGCGAACACGGCGAACCCGGGAAACTGGCGAGCTGTTACCGCCGCAGCCTCGGGGTCGCCCTTGAGAATGCTGTGAAAACCATTGCGTTTCCCGCCATTAGCTGCGGTGTGTACGGGTATCCCATTCCGGACGCCGCGGAAATCGCCCTCGAGACCGTCGAGGACTTTCTTCAGTCCCGCCAAGGGATTGAGCATGTGCGCTTCGTTCTTTTTTCGGAAGACGTGTATGAGCCGTTTGAAGACGCGCTGAAAGCGCTGTAG
- a CDS encoding DUF1439 domain-containing protein: MKCLSAVAVALTMLAGCNAMHREITIPRARLQEMVDKKFPYDKNAVVARFKLDSPEVYFAGSNIGMKLNYYASLFDKELQGNADFNGRLAYKPEEGAFYLTDFDIVDITINQANFSHEDQLKTAILKVVNNYLDGYPVYRLDEAGFKQKLGKLLLKEVRVEGESLIVVMDVGS; encoded by the coding sequence ATGAAATGCCTTTCGGCAGTGGCCGTCGCGCTGACCATGCTTGCGGGCTGCAATGCAATGCACAGGGAAATCACGATACCCAGAGCCAGGCTCCAGGAGATGGTCGACAAAAAGTTCCCTTACGACAAGAATGCCGTGGTGGCCCGCTTCAAACTCGATTCGCCCGAGGTTTATTTCGCCGGCTCGAACATCGGCATGAAACTGAATTACTACGCCAGCCTCTTCGACAAGGAACTCCAGGGAAACGCCGATTTCAACGGACGCCTCGCATACAAACCCGAGGAAGGCGCCTTCTATCTCACGGATTTCGATATTGTCGACATCACGATCAACCAGGCGAATTTCTCGCATGAGGACCAGCTCAAGACGGCTATACTCAAGGTGGTCAACAACTATCTCGATGGATATCCCGTCTACCGTCTCGACGAAGCCGGGTTCAAGCAGAAGCTCGGCAAACTCTTGTTGAAAGAAGTCCGTGTCGAGGGCGAGAGCCTCATCGTGGTCATGGACGTGGGCAGCTGA
- a CDS encoding ABC transporter ATP-binding protein: MSSVQFHSVSRIFPEGGGIREFTCDIAEGEFFALLGPSGCGKTTTLRIAAGLETPDSGTVLFDGRDVTHLAPEKRNAAMVFQSYALFPHMNVFENVAFGLRARKMAGPEMVSRVEESLELVQLAGMGKRDVTELSGGQQQRVALARALAVHPRILLLDEPLSNLDAELRFSTRQHIAELQSRLGITAIYVTHDQEEALALAHRVAVLKDGTCHQIGTPGAILHEPATPFVRAFLERQRSAMGYK, translated from the coding sequence ATGAGTTCGGTGCAGTTCCATAGCGTATCGCGCATTTTCCCCGAGGGCGGCGGCATTCGTGAATTCACGTGCGACATTGCCGAGGGGGAGTTTTTCGCGCTGCTGGGCCCGAGCGGGTGCGGCAAAACGACCACCTTGCGCATCGCGGCCGGCCTCGAGACCCCCGACTCGGGCACGGTCTTGTTTGACGGCCGCGACGTCACCCATCTGGCCCCTGAGAAACGCAATGCGGCCATGGTGTTTCAGAGCTACGCGCTGTTTCCTCACATGAACGTCTTCGAGAATGTCGCGTTCGGACTGCGCGCGCGCAAAATGGCCGGACCCGAGATGGTGTCGCGCGTGGAGGAGTCGCTTGAACTTGTCCAGCTGGCTGGGATGGGGAAACGCGACGTGACCGAGTTGAGCGGCGGCCAGCAACAGCGCGTGGCCCTCGCACGCGCCCTTGCGGTGCATCCGCGCATTCTGCTGCTCGACGAACCTCTGAGCAACCTTGATGCCGAGCTGCGGTTCAGCACCCGGCAACACATCGCGGAACTGCAGTCGCGCCTGGGCATCACGGCCATCTACGTGACTCACGATCAGGAAGAAGCGCTTGCCCTGGCCCATCGCGTTGCCGTGCTCAAAGACGGCACATGCCACCAGATCGGCACGCCGGGCGCAATCCTGCACGAGCCGGCGACGCCCTTTGTGCGGGCATTTCTCGAGCGCCAACGCAGTGCGATGGGGTACAAGTGA
- a CDS encoding extracellular solute-binding protein produces MLVYSPHGPDVLGDYETEFEAAYPEVDVQCLDMGSQEVYERIKSERNNPQADVWWGAPSSMFIQAAEEGLLAPYKPSWADNVGAPYRDSEHRWYGTYLSPLAIVFNNRGRTKETVPQTWDELLEPRWHQKIALREPLPSGTMRTFLCAMMLRAPSEDEGIAWLKRLNNATKAYLGNPQLLYDHLKRNEEMVSVWLMADIALQRERNGYPLDTVVPPDTPVITEGIAIVDGAPHREWAERFYEFVTTAEALARQARAYAKVPARTDIDPATLPQWMVAQTIDAMDIDWREFARNEKARINRWKAEVYGAP; encoded by the coding sequence TTGCTGGTATATAGTCCGCACGGCCCCGACGTGTTGGGCGATTACGAAACGGAATTCGAGGCGGCGTACCCCGAAGTGGATGTTCAGTGCCTCGATATGGGCTCGCAGGAGGTCTACGAGCGCATCAAGAGCGAACGTAACAATCCCCAGGCCGATGTATGGTGGGGGGCGCCGTCCTCGATGTTCATACAAGCCGCGGAAGAGGGGTTGCTCGCGCCCTACAAACCCTCATGGGCGGACAACGTCGGCGCGCCGTACCGTGACAGCGAGCACCGGTGGTACGGCACCTATCTCTCCCCGCTGGCGATCGTGTTCAACAACCGCGGGCGGACCAAAGAGACTGTGCCACAGACCTGGGATGAGCTGCTCGAACCCCGGTGGCATCAGAAGATCGCCCTCCGTGAACCGCTGCCGTCGGGGACGATGCGGACCTTCCTCTGCGCGATGATGCTGCGCGCGCCGTCCGAAGACGAGGGTATCGCGTGGTTGAAGCGTCTCAACAATGCCACAAAGGCATATCTCGGGAATCCTCAGTTGCTGTACGATCACCTCAAGCGCAATGAAGAGATGGTGAGTGTGTGGCTCATGGCAGACATTGCGCTGCAGCGCGAGCGCAACGGCTACCCGCTCGACACCGTTGTGCCGCCTGACACGCCGGTTATTACCGAAGGCATCGCGATTGTCGACGGAGCGCCTCATCGCGAATGGGCGGAGCGGTTTTATGAGTTTGTAACGACCGCGGAGGCCCTGGCGCGCCAGGCCCGGGCGTACGCGAAGGTGCCCGCGCGAACGGACATCGACCCCGCAACCCTGCCCCAATGGATGGTGGCGCAGACCATCGACGCCATGGACATCGACTGGCGCGAGTTCGCCCGGAATGAGAAGGCTCGCATCAACCGGTGGAAAGCCGAGGTGTACGGGGCGCCATGA
- the thrC gene encoding threonine synthase, giving the protein MNEHAALSDRFDFYCYETGERAPFAMTGYPKSAAGAPMSLRFLATPAFEILECPPLSMWDYADFLPVAGPECVVSLEEGATPLVDAAHLAERFGFDQVLLKNEMVNPTGSFKDRQVSVGISHARELGKDTVAVVSSGNVACAAAAYAARAGMRAILLMHGQAGGGKAAQAASYGATAMRVDEPSAARVFELCLEACAAFGWYHLSTAGLYEPFNVEGAKTIAYELYHQTEGELPDWIVAPVGGGGLLGGVWRGFLDLQRMGVIERMPRMCGVQASGCAPFVKAIEQDTPFLETLEHPWPDPKTIAGGIADDIIFDGHTALPAVRQTGGTAVAVNDEEIMDGLLLLARTEGLLCEPTCAVVIAALAHLQETAGGARVCCLLTGNGVKDIATVSRHVAEPKTIPAEMEELRRIAEGAA; this is encoded by the coding sequence ATGAACGAACACGCAGCCTTGTCAGACCGATTCGATTTCTACTGCTACGAAACGGGGGAACGTGCGCCTTTTGCGATGACCGGTTACCCGAAGAGCGCGGCGGGCGCGCCGATGAGCCTGCGATTTCTGGCAACGCCCGCTTTCGAGATTCTCGAGTGCCCTCCCTTATCGATGTGGGACTATGCGGATTTTCTGCCCGTTGCCGGCCCCGAGTGCGTCGTATCGCTGGAAGAAGGCGCGACACCCCTTGTTGACGCGGCACATTTGGCGGAACGCTTCGGCTTCGACCAGGTCCTGCTGAAGAACGAGATGGTCAACCCCACGGGCTCGTTCAAGGACCGCCAGGTATCGGTGGGAATCAGCCACGCGCGGGAACTCGGAAAAGACACGGTTGCCGTGGTTTCGTCGGGAAACGTGGCGTGTGCGGCCGCGGCGTATGCCGCGCGGGCGGGCATGCGCGCGATCCTGCTCATGCACGGCCAGGCGGGCGGCGGGAAGGCCGCCCAAGCGGCATCGTATGGCGCGACGGCCATGCGGGTGGACGAGCCGTCCGCGGCCAGGGTGTTTGAATTGTGTCTCGAGGCCTGTGCGGCTTTCGGATGGTACCATCTCTCGACGGCGGGCCTGTACGAGCCATTCAACGTGGAGGGCGCCAAGACCATCGCCTACGAATTGTACCATCAGACGGAGGGCGAACTCCCGGACTGGATTGTCGCGCCCGTGGGAGGCGGCGGGCTTCTCGGGGGCGTATGGCGGGGATTTCTCGACCTCCAGCGAATGGGCGTCATAGAGCGCATGCCGCGCATGTGCGGAGTACAGGCTTCCGGGTGCGCGCCGTTCGTCAAAGCGATTGAGCAAGACACGCCGTTTCTTGAAACCCTCGAACACCCGTGGCCGGACCCCAAAACGATTGCCGGGGGCATCGCGGACGATATCATCTTCGACGGGCACACCGCCTTGCCGGCTGTGCGCCAGACCGGCGGGACCGCCGTTGCCGTGAATGATGAGGAGATCATGGACGGCCTGCTGCTGTTGGCCCGCACCGAGGGGCTGCTGTGCGAGCCCACATGCGCGGTGGTGATTGCGGCGCTCGCGCACCTCCAAGAGACTGCTGGCGGAGCGCGTGTCTGTTGTCTGCTCACGGGCAACGGCGTGAAGGACATCGCGACGGTCTCGCGGCACGTGGCCGAACCGAAAACCATCCCGGCGGAGATGGAGGAATTGCGCAGAATCGCGGAGGGCGCGGCGTGA
- a CDS encoding glycosyltransferase family 2 protein, producing SVDGLCATVVTFSENRGKGFAMLAGFETALKEPGIQAVAILDADGQHNPSELPHLYRAFLEHEADLVVGTRTFTRGEIPLASWFGNSLTAFLTKLLLGQTITDTQSGYRIHSRRFLEDVLKTIPGGRYETEMAILIKAAREDYTLVAEPIQTIYEEGNRSSHFNKIRDSFRIYRTFFRTALKRAQTRPH from the coding sequence GTCGGTGGACGGGCTGTGCGCGACGGTTGTGACGTTTTCCGAGAACCGGGGCAAGGGATTCGCGATGCTGGCGGGGTTCGAAACGGCCCTCAAGGAACCCGGAATCCAGGCGGTGGCGATTCTTGATGCCGACGGCCAGCACAACCCCTCCGAGTTGCCGCATCTTTACAGGGCTTTCTTGGAGCATGAGGCTGATCTGGTCGTCGGAACGCGCACGTTCACGCGCGGCGAGATTCCGTTGGCGAGCTGGTTCGGAAACTCGCTTACGGCGTTCTTGACGAAGCTTTTGCTTGGACAGACGATCACGGACACCCAATCGGGATATCGCATTCATTCGCGCCGTTTTCTTGAGGACGTGCTCAAGACCATTCCTGGCGGACGGTACGAAACGGAGATGGCCATTCTGATCAAGGCGGCGCGCGAGGACTACACGCTTGTCGCGGAACCCATCCAGACCATTTACGAGGAAGGTAACCGCTCTTCCCACTTCAACAAGATTCGCGATTCGTTTAGGATTTACCGGACCTTTTTCCGGACCGCACTGAAACGCGCACAGACGCGCCCGCACTGA
- a CDS encoding sugar phosphate isomerase/epimerase family protein, which yields MAEKLTDFSRLCIHTITTKPWSLAECLDNYRKAGVPAVTVWRQWLEPQGVQESARMLKDSGLRVTSLCRGGFFPAASGEERRNALDDNRRAIDEAHAIGAPLIVLVCGAVPGMPLHEARKQIADGIAAVLPDARAAGVKLSIEALHPMFSDARSAVNTLTDANDMAAKLSDDHVGVTVDVYHVWWDSRLEAEIRRAGKTILSFHVCDWRTPTRDLLNDRGLMGEGCIDIRGIRSWVERAGFTGDIEVEIFSDAWWATDQHVFLEKVKAAYLEHC from the coding sequence ATGGCGGAAAAGCTCACCGATTTCTCGCGATTGTGCATTCACACGATTACGACGAAACCGTGGTCGTTAGCCGAGTGTCTTGACAACTACCGGAAGGCGGGCGTGCCCGCCGTGACGGTGTGGCGCCAGTGGCTTGAACCGCAGGGCGTGCAGGAATCGGCGCGCATGCTCAAGGATTCGGGATTGCGCGTGACCAGTCTGTGCCGGGGCGGATTCTTCCCTGCCGCGTCGGGGGAGGAGCGCCGGAACGCCCTCGACGACAACCGCCGCGCGATCGACGAGGCTCATGCCATCGGCGCGCCGCTCATCGTGCTGGTCTGCGGCGCGGTACCCGGCATGCCGCTCCACGAAGCCCGCAAACAGATCGCGGACGGCATCGCGGCGGTCCTGCCCGACGCCAGAGCGGCCGGCGTCAAACTTTCCATCGAGGCCCTCCATCCCATGTTCTCGGATGCGCGGTCGGCCGTGAATACGTTGACGGATGCCAACGATATGGCCGCGAAACTCAGCGACGATCACGTGGGTGTGACAGTCGACGTGTACCACGTCTGGTGGGACTCGAGGCTCGAGGCTGAAATCCGCCGGGCAGGCAAGACCATTCTCTCGTTTCACGTGTGCGACTGGCGTACGCCGACTCGCGATCTGCTCAACGACCGGGGCCTGATGGGCGAAGGCTGCATCGATATCCGGGGTATTCGATCCTGGGTCGAGCGGGCGGGATTCACGGGCGATATCGAGGTCGAGATCTTTTCGGATGCGTGGTGGGCGACCGATCAACACGTGTTTCTCGAGAAGGTCAAGGCCGCCTACCTCGAGCACTGCTGA
- a CDS encoding Gfo/Idh/MocA family oxidoreductase, with protein sequence MKTHQLGIIMNGVTGRMGTNQHLIRSLLAIRAQGGVKVGADETIMPEPMLVGRNAAKLEKLSQAHGGLPWTTELGAALSDSRYDVYFDAQTTLRRYECVKQAIDAGKHVYCEKPTGTNSKEAYELYKLAKKAGVKHGVVQDKLWLPGFLKLKYLLDTGFFGELLAVRGEFGYWVFTGEDQPMQRPSWNYRKAEGGGIIVDMLCHWRYLVDNLFGNITSVCCVGATHVKKRRDENGAPFDCDTDDAAYATFITDRGIICHFNSSWCTRVRRDDLLTVHVDGMKGSAVAGLRECYVQPHSVTPKPVWNPDIPSPIDYYANWMRMPDNQVYENAFKAEWELFLRHVVKDEPFRWDLKEGAKGVQLAELGHRSWHERRWVDVPDLD encoded by the coding sequence ATGAAAACTCATCAGCTGGGCATCATCATGAACGGCGTCACGGGACGGATGGGGACCAATCAGCACCTGATCCGGTCGCTCCTGGCCATTCGCGCACAAGGCGGGGTCAAGGTTGGCGCGGATGAGACAATCATGCCCGAGCCCATGCTGGTCGGGCGCAACGCGGCCAAGCTCGAGAAGCTGTCCCAGGCGCATGGCGGCCTGCCGTGGACCACGGAACTCGGTGCGGCACTGTCTGACAGCAGGTATGACGTATATTTCGATGCGCAGACGACGCTGCGGCGGTACGAATGCGTGAAACAGGCCATCGACGCCGGGAAACACGTCTACTGCGAGAAACCCACGGGCACAAACTCGAAGGAAGCCTATGAGCTGTACAAACTTGCCAAGAAGGCGGGCGTGAAGCACGGGGTGGTGCAGGACAAGCTGTGGCTTCCGGGATTTCTCAAGCTGAAGTATCTGCTGGACACGGGGTTCTTCGGCGAGCTTCTGGCCGTGCGCGGCGAGTTCGGCTACTGGGTGTTCACGGGCGAGGATCAGCCGATGCAGCGTCCGTCGTGGAACTATCGCAAGGCCGAGGGCGGCGGCATCATCGTCGACATGCTGTGCCACTGGCGCTATCTTGTCGACAACCTCTTCGGCAACATCACCTCGGTCTGTTGCGTAGGCGCGACCCATGTCAAGAAACGCCGGGACGAGAACGGCGCTCCCTTCGATTGCGACACGGACGACGCCGCCTACGCCACGTTCATCACGGACCGCGGCATCATCTGTCACTTCAATTCGTCGTGGTGCACGCGGGTGCGGCGCGACGACCTGTTGACGGTTCACGTTGACGGGATGAAAGGCTCTGCCGTCGCGGGGCTCCGCGAGTGCTATGTCCAGCCGCATTCGGTAACCCCGAAACCGGTCTGGAACCCCGACATTCCCAGTCCTATCGACTATTACGCGAACTGGATGCGCATGCCCGACAACCAGGTCTATGAAAACGCGTTCAAAGCCGAGTGGGAACTCTTCCTCCGGCACGTGGTGAAAGACGAACCGTTCCGGTGGGACCTCAAGGAGGGGGCGAAGGGCGTGCAGCTCGCGGAACTCGGGCACCGGTCCTGGCATGAGCGCCGCTGGGTCGACGTGCCGGACCTTGACTAA
- a CDS encoding glycosyl hydrolase: MKIDRRLTPKSFEKALERFFELSGKKIHALNTAWDPAAGSPVFTRQGKYTARGWTEWTQGFQFGCQILQFDATDDSAFFTMGRGNTIRYMAPHVSHIGVHDHGFNNISTYGNLRRLAIEGRTLETPDSMHFYEMALKVSGAVQAARWTPLYYGPGYIYSFNGPHSLFSDTIRSVRSLMLAHKLGHCLMGENDARISLLERGILHAAATAQYNVYYGEGRDRYDVRGRVAHESIFNTKDGKYRCPSTQQGYSPFTTWTRGLAWVILGYAEELECLDTFSDSELEQIGDGKAIRNMMLKAATATADFYIANTPADGVPYWDTGAPGLARMPRHLEEPSKPDNPYEPVDSSAAVISAQGLLRLGHVLDIEGEGKKYYQAGLTVAKTLFAPPYLSEKPAHHGLILHSVYHRPNGWDYVPRGKKVPFGESSMWGDYHAMELAVYLQREIKGGPYLTFFA; this comes from the coding sequence GTGAAGATTGATCGTCGTTTGACTCCGAAGAGTTTCGAAAAAGCATTGGAGCGCTTTTTCGAGCTGTCCGGAAAGAAGATCCATGCGTTGAACACGGCGTGGGACCCTGCGGCGGGTTCGCCGGTGTTCACGCGGCAAGGCAAGTACACGGCGCGGGGCTGGACGGAATGGACCCAGGGGTTTCAGTTCGGGTGCCAGATTCTGCAGTTCGACGCGACGGACGACTCGGCCTTCTTTACGATGGGCCGCGGGAACACCATCCGATATATGGCGCCGCACGTCAGCCACATCGGAGTGCATGACCACGGGTTCAACAACATATCCACGTACGGCAACCTGCGTCGCCTGGCGATAGAGGGCCGCACACTCGAGACGCCTGATTCGATGCACTTCTACGAAATGGCGTTGAAGGTCTCGGGGGCGGTCCAGGCGGCGCGCTGGACCCCTCTGTATTACGGTCCCGGCTACATTTACTCGTTCAACGGTCCTCATTCGCTGTTCAGCGATACAATTCGCTCCGTTCGTTCGCTCATGCTCGCGCACAAGCTCGGCCACTGTCTTATGGGCGAGAACGATGCGCGCATTTCGCTGTTGGAACGCGGCATTCTGCATGCCGCGGCAACCGCGCAGTACAATGTGTACTATGGCGAGGGGCGGGACCGGTACGACGTGCGGGGACGGGTCGCGCACGAAAGCATCTTCAACACCAAGGACGGCAAGTACCGCTGTCCGAGCACGCAACAGGGATATTCGCCGTTTACCACGTGGACGCGCGGCCTTGCCTGGGTGATACTGGGATACGCCGAGGAGTTGGAGTGCCTGGATACCTTCAGCGACAGCGAATTGGAGCAAATCGGGGACGGCAAGGCCATCCGCAACATGATGCTCAAAGCGGCGACAGCGACCGCCGACTTCTACATTGCCAACACCCCGGCGGACGGCGTGCCGTATTGGGACACGGGCGCGCCGGGTCTGGCCAGGATGCCGCGTCATCTGGAAGAACCTTCGAAGCCGGACAATCCCTACGAGCCCGTGGACAGTTCGGCGGCTGTGATCTCCGCTCAGGGATTGTTGCGGCTGGGGCATGTGCTGGATATCGAAGGTGAAGGGAAGAAGTACTACCAGGCGGGACTGACCGTCGCGAAAACCCTGTTTGCGCCGCCGTACCTCTCGGAGAAACCGGCGCATCACGGTTTGATTCTGCACTCGGTCTATCACCGGCCGAATGGATGGGACTACGTGCCTCGCGGGAAAAAGGTGCCTTTCGGCGAATCGTCGATGTGGGGCGATTACCATGCCATGGAACTGGCGGTATATCTGCAGCGTGAGATCAAAGGCGGGCCGTATCTGACGTTTTTCGCGTAG
- a CDS encoding alpha/beta hydrolase family protein — protein MATSLLICLPLALCAADAREPRSDVGNFFPMFEDYAGRSAFPLSYLAQDWPDADAWRRQGRDRMHELLSYDPVPSAPNAEILETVKKNGYTCHLVRYNIAADRATEAFLLIPDGLDAPAPAVVALHCHSGFYYYGKEKITGTENPVQALQDLINGTYGGRPFADELVRHGFVVLVPDAFYFGAQRLDVTQIPSHFAAQLRDKEPGTNDYVQLFNPVAARHEDLMAKTMFAAGTTWPGILFQGDRASVDYLVTRPEVDPGRIGCLGLSIGGFRSAHLFALDPRIKCGVVAGWMTTYGGLLYDHVHSHTWMVYVPRQHNFLDLPDVVTLNAPNPLMVINCLKDSLFTLEGMQAAEKKIAAVYGKMGAADRFVCNYYDEPHSLKIPAQDDAIAWLEKWLKQ, from the coding sequence ATGGCCACCTCGCTGTTGATTTGCCTGCCCCTGGCGCTGTGCGCCGCGGACGCCCGCGAGCCCAGGAGCGACGTGGGCAATTTCTTTCCCATGTTCGAGGACTACGCCGGACGCTCCGCGTTTCCCCTCTCGTATCTCGCCCAGGACTGGCCCGACGCGGACGCATGGCGGCGGCAGGGGCGCGACCGGATGCATGAGCTCCTCTCCTACGACCCCGTTCCTTCCGCGCCCAACGCCGAAATCCTCGAAACCGTGAAGAAAAACGGTTACACCTGCCATCTCGTTCGGTATAACATCGCGGCGGACCGGGCGACCGAGGCTTTTCTGCTCATTCCCGACGGACTCGACGCGCCCGCCCCCGCCGTGGTGGCTCTGCATTGTCACAGCGGCTTTTATTACTACGGCAAAGAGAAGATTACCGGGACCGAGAACCCGGTGCAGGCGCTTCAGGACCTCATCAACGGCACGTACGGGGGGCGGCCGTTTGCGGATGAACTCGTGCGGCACGGTTTTGTCGTCCTTGTGCCCGACGCGTTCTATTTTGGCGCGCAGCGCCTGGATGTCACCCAGATTCCGAGCCATTTTGCCGCACAGTTACGGGATAAGGAGCCGGGAACCAACGATTACGTGCAGCTCTTCAATCCCGTCGCCGCCCGTCACGAAGATTTGATGGCCAAGACCATGTTTGCCGCAGGCACCACCTGGCCCGGCATTCTCTTTCAGGGCGACCGCGCGAGTGTGGACTATCTCGTGACACGCCCCGAGGTGGATCCCGGGCGGATCGGGTGCCTCGGCCTTTCGATCGGGGGTTTCCGGAGCGCCCATCTTTTCGCTCTCGACCCGCGCATCAAGTGCGGCGTTGTCGCGGGCTGGATGACCACCTACGGCGGACTGCTGTACGACCACGTCCATTCGCACACATGGATGGTTTACGTGCCCCGGCAGCACAACTTCCTCGACCTCCCCGACGTGGTGACCCTCAACGCTCCCAACCCGCTCATGGTTATCAACTGTCTCAAGGATTCGCTGTTTACGCTCGAGGGCATGCAGGCGGCCGAAAAGAAGATCGCCGCCGTCTACGGGAAAATGGGCGCCGCGGACCGGTTCGTCTGCAACTATTACGACGAACCCCATTCGCTTAAAATACCGGCTCAAGACGACGCTATCGCATGGCTCGAAAAGTGGCTGAAGCAATAG
- the gguA gene encoding sugar ABC transporter ATP-binding protein, translated as MSEYVLEMQNIVKRFPGVLAVDHGQLTLRPGEVHCLVGENGAGKSTLMKVLAGAIPMDSGEIRLSGEPVAITSPHQAQQLGISMIYQEFNLSPFLSVAENIFLGREPRLGKTPFIDWSKMYRDARELLGRVRTDLDVRKPVNECSVAQQQIVEIAKALSFSSKVIVMDEPSATLTDHELKALFDLIRGLKKDGIGMIYISHRLEEIFEIGDRVTVMRDGQYIGTHDVSDMRREDIIHMMVGRELKDELPKEHFERGEEVLRVEHMSIGGSFQDISFSLHKGELMGLTGLVGAGRTEVARAIFGADKIEAGQLFLNGVPITVTSPQDAIRQGIGLLTEDRKNQGLVLGMTVRENTTLANLKDLVKFLFVDRGRERQVTLKYVDELRIKTPTIEQTAQNLSGGNQQKLVLAKWLFTDCRVLIFDEPTRGIDVGAKVEIYKLMNELVRNGVCILMISSELPEVLGMCDRILVMHEGHLAGELPRAEADQERIMRLATGETLAKV; from the coding sequence ATGAGCGAGTATGTCCTGGAGATGCAGAATATCGTCAAGCGCTTTCCGGGCGTTTTGGCGGTGGATCACGGCCAGCTGACCCTTCGCCCCGGCGAGGTGCATTGCCTCGTGGGCGAGAACGGCGCGGGAAAGTCCACTCTCATGAAGGTTCTGGCAGGCGCGATCCCGATGGACTCCGGGGAGATCCGCCTATCGGGAGAGCCGGTCGCCATTACCTCGCCGCACCAGGCCCAGCAGCTTGGCATCAGCATGATCTACCAGGAGTTCAATCTGAGTCCATTCCTCAGCGTGGCGGAGAATATCTTCCTGGGGCGCGAGCCTCGCCTGGGCAAAACGCCTTTCATCGATTGGTCGAAGATGTACCGAGACGCTCGCGAACTTCTCGGGCGGGTGCGCACCGATCTCGATGTGCGCAAGCCGGTCAATGAATGCAGCGTCGCTCAGCAGCAGATCGTCGAGATCGCCAAGGCATTGTCGTTCAGCTCGAAAGTCATTGTTATGGACGAGCCGTCAGCCACGCTTACCGATCACGAACTCAAGGCGCTGTTTGACCTGATTCGCGGGCTGAAGAAAGACGGCATCGGCATGATCTATATCTCGCACCGCCTCGAAGAGATCTTCGAGATAGGCGACCGGGTCACCGTTATGCGCGATGGACAGTACATCGGCACCCACGACGTTTCCGACATGCGCCGCGAAGACATCATCCACATGATGGTCGGCCGTGAACTCAAGGACGAGTTACCCAAGGAGCATTTTGAGCGCGGCGAAGAGGTCCTTCGTGTCGAGCATATGTCCATCGGCGGCTCTTTCCAGGACATCAGTTTCAGTCTGCACAAGGGGGAGCTCATGGGGTTGACGGGACTGGTTGGCGCGGGCCGCACCGAGGTTGCCCGGGCGATCTTCGGCGCCGACAAGATCGAAGCCGGCCAACTGTTTTTGAATGGCGTTCCCATTACCGTCACCTCGCCCCAGGATGCCATCCGCCAGGGGATCGGATTGCTCACCGAGGACCGCAAGAACCAGGGTCTTGTGCTGGGCATGACGGTGCGCGAAAACACGACCCTGGCCAATCTGAAGGACCTGGTCAAGTTTCTTTTTGTGGACCGCGGGCGTGAACGGCAGGTGACCCTCAAATACGTGGACGAACTGCGCATCAAGACCCCTACGATCGAGCAGACAGCCCAGAACCTCAGCGGCGGCAACCAGCAGAAACTCGTTTTGGCCAAGTGGCTCTTCACGGATTGCCGGGTGCTGATCTTCGACGAGCCCACGCGCGGTATCGACGTAGGGGCGAAGGTGGAGATCTATAAGCTGATGAACGAGCTGGTCCGCAACGGTGTTTGCATCCTGATGATCTCGAGCGAATTGCCCGAGGTATTGGGCATGTGCGACCGCATTCTCGTCATGCATGAGGGGCATCTGGCTGGGGAATTGCCGCGCGCCGAAGCCGATCAGGAACGCATCATGCGCCTCGCAACGGGCGAAACGCTGGCCAAGGTCTAG